CCACCCAGCAGTTCCAGCTTCGCGTAGCTGCATACCAGCCTGTAGGCCACCGCACGGGTCAGGCCATTGCTCAGAATTTTGCGCACCAGCGCAGCATTATCCCGCGGCTTTGCGCCGGGCTTGCCGTTACCTGCCAGATGCACATGCAGGTTGATCAGGCCCGGGCACAGATAGCCTCCGTGCAGATCGATCACCTCATAACCGTCCAGATCCACGCCCTCATCGACAATGGCAATGATCTTATCATCCTCGGTCAGCAGGATCTTGTGCGCTTCCGGCTGCATCTGCTCGGTGCCATCCAGCAGGATCCCGTTCGTATAGGCACGTTTCATTGGGAACATCCTCTCTTTTTCAGGTTTTTTCGGACAGAAGTTGTTTTATTTCAGTATAGCACGTTCCGGCAGATGGTGCAATGCAAAAACGGGCAGGAAAGGTTCAGCCCTCTCCTGCCCGCTCGGTGTTTTTATTTACTGTGCGGCTGCGCTGGAAGCTACTTCGGAAGCAGCAGCCTCAGAAGATGCGGCTTCCGAAGAAGCAGCTTCGCTGGATGCGGCATCTGCGCCGCCGGTCACGCCGCCCTCAACGACCAGCTCATCCTCATAGTCAAGGCCGTAGGTATCCACCAGAGTCTCCTCATAGTCCTTGTGGAAGAAGTTCTCCTCGCCCAGAGCCTTGATCTCCTCGTTCAGCCAATCCAGAACGGTGGTGTTGCCCTGGCTCACAGCGGGAGCAATGGTGTCCTGGCTGCCCAGAGAGGGAATGCCGACCGTGTAGCCGGTGTTCTGCTTTGCAAATGCAATGACCTCGGTGTTATCGTTGGCCCATGCCACGCCGTTGCCGTTCTCCAGTGCATTCTTGGCCGTTGCATAGGAATCGTACTTCTGCAGCGGAATGTCGGGGTACTCCTTGGTCAGGTAGGTCTCGGCGGTGGTGCCGGAAATGACGATCATCTGGTCGTCAGCGTTCCAGTTGTCCAGAGTGGTGATAACGTTGCTGTCCGGAGAAATGACACCCAGAGCCACGTTCATGTAAGGCAGAGCAAAGTCCACTTCCTCTGCGCGCTCCGGGGTCACGGTGAAGTTTGCCAGGATCACATCCGCCTTGCCGGTCTGCAGGTACTCGATGCGGTTGGCAGCTTCGGTGGAAACGAAGTTGATCTCTACGCCCAGATCCTCGCCCAGACGGCGTGCAAAGTAGACATCATAGCCCTGATATTCGCCGTTCTCGTCCACATAGCCGAACGGGTTCTTATCGGAGAACACGCCGATGTTGATGGTGCCGGACTCCTTGATCTGATCCAGAGTGCGGTAGACCACGCTGCTGCCGGATGCTGCGCTGCCGGATGCTGCAGTGGAAGCAGAAGAAGAGCCGCCGCATGCGGTCAGAACAGCGGCAGCGGAAACTGCGCCCAGACCCAGCAGGAAGGAACGACGAGAGATCTTAGACTGTTTCATAATGATTACTCCTTTACAAAATCTTTCCCATTTGGCTGCGGAACACCCGCAGCCTTTATCTTGATCTGTGACTCATTTCACAGCATCAAACGTGAAGGTGCGCAGGAAGCGTTGCGCGCGCTCGGTCTTGGGCCGGTCAAAGAACTCGGCCGGTGCAGCTTCTTCCACGATCTTGCCGCCATCCAGAAAGATGACGCGGTTGGCAATGGCGCGGGCAAACTGCATTTCGTGGGTGACGATGATCATGGTCTTGCCCTGCTTGGCAAGGTCCAGCATAACGTCCAGCACCTCGCGCACCATTTCCGGATCAAGGGCAGCGGTCACTTCGTCAAACAGAAGGATCTCCGGGTGCATACACAGTGCGCGCACGATGGCAACGCGCTGCTTCTGTCCGCCGGAAAGCTCCCGCGGGTAGCTGTTTTTCTTGGCAAGCAGGCCCACACGGTCCAGCAGAGCTTCGGCCTCCTGCTGCACTTCCGCTTTGGGGCGCTTCTGCACCTTGGTGGGTGCCAGAAGCACATTGTCCAGCACCGTCATGTGCGGGAACAGCTCGTAGCTCTGGAACACCATGCCGATGCGCTGGCGCAGCTGGGTCAGATTTTTACCGCCGTAGGCAACGGTCTCATTGCCCAGCCGCACCCGGCCGCTCTGGGTGGGCTCCAGACCATTCAGACAGCGCAGCAGGGTGCTTTTGCCGCAGCCCGAAGGGCCGACCACCACGATGACCTCGCCGGGCTTGACAGCAAAGCTGATATCATCCAGCACGGGGGTCTCGCCATAGGCCTTGATCAGATGTTCAACAGTCAAAATAGGTTCTGCCATGTACGGTCACTTCCATTTCTTTTCGAGATAGGATGCCAGCAGACTGATGGGCCAGCATACGAAGAAATATAACACGAAAACCGTGAGATAAATGCCAAACGCTGCGTTGGGGCTGGCGGTGCGGTTGGCCTCGATGATCTGCTGTGCTACCTTGATCACTTCCACCACACCGATCATCAGCACAAGGCTGGTGGTCTTGATCATGCGGGTAATCAGGTTGATGGACAGCGGGATCAGGCGGCGCACCGTCTGCGGAATGATGATGTACCAGTAGGTCTGCGCACGGCTCATGCCAAGGGCCTCGGCGCTCTCATACTGGTGCTTCGGAATGGCGATCAGCGCACCGCGCACAAGGTCGCTCATTTCTGCGGTGCCCCACAGCACAAACACGATGATGGATGCCGTCTCGCCGGAAAGGTTCCACCCAAAGGCACGGGTGGTGCCGAAGTAAACGAGGAACAGCAGCACCATCTGCGGCATGATGCGGACGAACTCCAGATAAAGCCGCAGGACCGCCTTGATAACGGGGTTGCGGGAGGTCATGAGCACGCCCAGCAGGATGCCCAGCGGCAGGCTGATGATCACCGAGACGGCGCTGATCTTGAGTGCAACGCCAAGGCCGCCCAGCAGGCGGGCCATGTTTTTGCCCTTGAACAGGACATCAAGACCCAAATCCAGCATAGCGCAGCCTCCTTTCGATCAGGCTGCCCACAATGGACACCGGCAGCAGAATGATAAGGTAGAACACCACCAGCAGAAACAGACATTCGATGGTTTTGGAGTACATGCCGATCAGGTCCTTTGCCGTGAACATCAGGTCCATCAGGCTGATGGCGCTGAACACGCTGGTCTCCTTGAGCAGGAAGATCACATTTGCCATGAAAGCCGGCATACTGGTGGACATGGCCTGCGGCAGAATGATGTAGCGCATGGTCTGCCAGCGGTTCATGCCAAGGCTGTAGGCACTCTCGGTCTGGATGGGCTCAATGGCTTCCAGACCGCTGCGGAACGCTTCGGCCATGTAGCTGCCGCCCAGAAACGCCAGACCGGCAATGCCGCAGATCTCGGCATTGGTGCGGATGCCCACCTTGGGCAGGCCATAATAAATGAAGAACAGCTGCACCAGCAGCGGTGTGTTGCGGGACAGCTGGATGTAAACACCCACGATCTGCCGCAGAACGGGCACCTTGTCATACTGGATCACTGCGCAGGCAAGGCCAATGATGATGGCAAAAATGATGCCTGCAACGCCCAGCCGCACGGTAAGTACAGCGGCCTTCTGGTAGAGCGGCAAATATTGCTGGATCGCATTCCAGTCCATTGCCGGATTCCTCCCTTGTATCCTGATTTGCGGGTCAAAACAAAACGCCCGGAAGCTCCCTCTTCAAGTAAGCTCCCAGGCGGTCAGCGACAGATCCTTCTGCGTGTTCCCACACAGAATATGCAGATATGCTCACACGGCATACCATACTGCAGGGCGGCCGGTCCGGGAAGCGTTTGCGGTACAACAACACATTGCGCAACAACACATCATAGCCGTTTCCTCCCTGAATGATCTCAATTTTCGGATTTGCTCGACCCGATGCACGTAGTTTACACCCTATTACCCATTATGTCAATATGATTATGGGACTTCTTTCGATTCTTTGCTCATTCAGCCTAAAATCATCTCATTCTATGTGTAAATTTTATTCATTTTTCAACTTGACCGTATGCGTCGTACGGACAGCAAAAAGCCCTCCCGTCGGGGGAGGGCCGGGCCGGACAAAGATTTTTTAGGAAAGTTTAAGAAACAGCCGGTTTTGCTTTCTGCTGCCATATGCTCCCCTTCTGCCTTTTCTTTTATAAATAAGTATCATGATCTCCCGGGAAAAGTGCAATCAAAAGGCACCGGCTTGTGCAAAAAAGCCGGTGCCTTGGGGCAGGAATATTTTACAGGTTCAGCAGCACATTGGCCCGGAAAACGCTGCCGCCCGTTTCCACCGTCAGATTGCCGTGATACCTGTGCACGGCAGTTTCGACGGAAACAAGGCCGATGCCCTGTCCGTCATGCTTGGTGGAGTGCAAAACGCCGCCCTGCTTTTTCAGCACGCCGTCATAGCGGTTCTCCACCATCAGGCCCATCATGGCCGGGCTGAGCATCCGGGCCAGCACCTTGATCTGCCGTTCTTCCGGCGGCAGCTTCTGGCTGGCATGGAGCGCATTTTCCAGCAGGTTGCCAAGAATGGTGCACAGGTCGGCCTCCGGCAGGGGCAGGAGCTTGGGCAGTTCCAGCTTCCATTCGATCTGGATGCCCTGTTTCCGGGCCTCGTAGTCGTAGTGGCCGGCAAGCGCATCCACCGCAGCGTTGACGCACAGGGTGGGTCTGGCATCGCTGAGTTCGCTCTCGTACTGGCTCAGGTAGCTTTTCAGTTCATCCAGCCGCCCGGCCTCGGTCAGGCCGGAGATCACATGCAGGTGCTGGCGGAAATCGTGCCGCAGGTGGCGGGTCTGTTCCAGATAGCTGCGCAGCTCCATATAGCGGCGGGACTCCACGGCCAACAGCTGGTTTTCGCGGTCCAGCTGGGAGCTGCGGGCATACTCCTTTGCCACGCGGTACATCTCGTACGATCTGCTTCATCGGGATGCTGCACTGGCCCTGACCATCGCGCCGGAAAACACAAAAGCCTACTATTGGCTTATTCGCTCGTACCAGAAGCAGCACATGGACGAGATGGCAGCGGGCGAGCTTGCGGCTGCAAAGCAGAAACTGCCCGAAGATGAGTATCAGAAACTGCTCATTTCGCTCGAACGATAAAACAACGTAGTTTCGCTATATGACTTTCATGTGACCTTCATGCGACTTCTGCGTGACCCGATTTTTTCAAAAATCGCCCCATGTGACTTTCATAAGACCGTCATGTGACTTCTGTAAGACCCTCGTGTGCTATGATAGCAAGGCAAAGCCTTGTTGTCTGGCTGCGAGGGCTTTATTTTTTGTCCTTTTTTAGCCGGATAAACCGCTTTTGACCTGTAACGAAGAAAAATATATCGAAAGCCTGAGATGCATTAAAGGCTGAGGATACTCATATTGCTTTCCATCTACGGATGGAAAACAGTGTCTGTACCCTTTTCTTTAATGCGTCTCTTTTTTTGCGCCCAAAGAAAAGCCAGTGCCCTGTCCAGCAGTGAGGTGTCCTCATCCTCCGCATCCAGCGGAAAGGACACTTCATGTTTCTTTTTGCCCTCTTTTCGTGGCTGGAACTGGCCGCAAAGTATCCCTAGAATCTCCAGATTTTCAATTTTTTACGAATTATCGAAAATTTGGAGGTCGACAATGGAATTTAATAACGGCAACGAACGTCGAAAACTGAACAAAAAGTGGGAACGGCTGCGTGTGCAGTACCAACAGGCGGGAATGAGTGAAGATGCAATCCAAGCCATGTATGATTTTGATTTGGGCGTTCTCAATAGTGAGCGTTCCTACGTTGCAAACACACTGGCAATCGTTGACGATGGTGATGACAACACGGGAAGGAAATCTTCTGACTTTAAGCAGTATGAAAAGGCAATTACTGTAACCGATACTTACCACGAGACCCGGACTCG
Above is a genomic segment from Faecalibacterium taiwanense containing:
- a CDS encoding amino acid ABC transporter permease codes for the protein MDWNAIQQYLPLYQKAAVLTVRLGVAGIIFAIIIGLACAVIQYDKVPVLRQIVGVYIQLSRNTPLLVQLFFIYYGLPKVGIRTNAEICGIAGLAFLGGSYMAEAFRSGLEAIEPIQTESAYSLGMNRWQTMRYIILPQAMSTSMPAFMANVIFLLKETSVFSAISLMDLMFTAKDLIGMYSKTIECLFLLVVFYLIILLPVSIVGSLIERRLRYAGFGS
- a CDS encoding sigma-70 family RNA polymerase sigma factor codes for the protein MEFNNGNERRKLNKKWERLRVQYQQAGMSEDAIQAMYDFDLGVLNSERSYVANTLAIVDDGDDNTGRKSSDFKQYEKAITVTDTYHETRTRFAWVGEIKDKRLQEGLEKLSDEELRLITLYFRDEYSTVELSKVYGIAQQNISKRILKITKFLKKFGFLGVD
- a CDS encoding substrate-binding domain-containing protein, producing the protein MKQSKISRRSFLLGLGAVSAAAVLTACGGSSSASTAASGSAASGSSVVYRTLDQIKESGTINIGVFSDKNPFGYVDENGEYQGYDVYFARRLGEDLGVEINFVSTEAANRIEYLQTGKADVILANFTVTPERAEEVDFALPYMNVALGVISPDSNVITTLDNWNADDQMIVISGTTAETYLTKEYPDIPLQKYDSYATAKNALENGNGVAWANDNTEVIAFAKQNTGYTVGIPSLGSQDTIAPAVSQGNTTVLDWLNEEIKALGEENFFHKDYEETLVDTYGLDYEDELVVEGGVTGGADAASSEAASSEAASSEAAASEVASSAAAQ
- a CDS encoding amino acid ABC transporter ATP-binding protein; amino-acid sequence: MAEPILTVEHLIKAYGETPVLDDISFAVKPGEVIVVVGPSGCGKSTLLRCLNGLEPTQSGRVRLGNETVAYGGKNLTQLRQRIGMVFQSYELFPHMTVLDNVLLAPTKVQKRPKAEVQQEAEALLDRVGLLAKKNSYPRELSGGQKQRVAIVRALCMHPEILLFDEVTAALDPEMVREVLDVMLDLAKQGKTMIIVTHEMQFARAIANRVIFLDGGKIVEEAAPAEFFDRPKTERAQRFLRTFTFDAVK
- a CDS encoding GHKL domain-containing protein, translating into MAKEYARSSQLDRENQLLAVESRRYMELRSYLEQTRHLRHDFRQHLHVISGLTEAGRLDELKSYLSQYESELSDARPTLCVNAAVDALAGHYDYEARKQGIQIEWKLELPKLLPLPEADLCTILGNLLENALHASQKLPPEERQIKVLARMLSPAMMGLMVENRYDGVLKKQGGVLHSTKHDGQGIGLVSVETAVHRYHGNLTVETGGSVFRANVLLNL
- a CDS encoding amino acid ABC transporter permease → MLDLGLDVLFKGKNMARLLGGLGVALKISAVSVIISLPLGILLGVLMTSRNPVIKAVLRLYLEFVRIMPQMVLLFLVYFGTTRAFGWNLSGETASIIVFVLWGTAEMSDLVRGALIAIPKHQYESAEALGMSRAQTYWYIIIPQTVRRLIPLSINLITRMIKTTSLVLMIGVVEVIKVAQQIIEANRTASPNAAFGIYLTVFVLYFFVCWPISLLASYLEKKWK